One window from the genome of Crassostrea angulata isolate pt1a10 chromosome 2, ASM2561291v2, whole genome shotgun sequence encodes:
- the LOC128172149 gene encoding inverted formin-2-like: MDGDSSKWTVVRQLLGKILHQQTDEYKPEVYVRMLRNPSIRVFTLLKRRLKKSDNVWTEGFLNGGGLEMLLEAIDVISSRRVTKFSEALRLLECVLCIERLVNSKLGLSFLIQHDGHIKKLVKALDTTDTLVKKHVFDLLSALCVYSREGYRLTLNALDSYKTQKKQRYRFSLIVNELKSADDIPYRATLLAVVNCIIVANEEVKDRVTVRNEFIGLGILDLVADLRNIDDEKVIIQCEVFDDEKQSDDDEIVKLTPGCVDINNHREVFNAVFHKVYNTPLSDIFLNVLQTLLQFDPNNPISDVQWNIVETSVKRAFLIDEKQIKRAELQGAKLEELPQYVGSSESATVKTAQPPPPPPPPPLPSAGPPPPPPPPPPLPGHGQPPPPPPPPPPLPGGVPPPPPPPGVGPPPPPPPPGIHPSVVKPLEGSAPTSPKPKIKMKVVNWTKVPPRTISSFENIWKEVEKLPEAECIVVDYETLEKLFCRKLIAKAQNKPKVKPPKEILLLDPKRSMNTNIFLKQFKESHSEIVAMIKEGDIDKIGPERLRGLQKILPVEDEVAMLKEFDGDKEKLGNAEKFYVQLIQLQAFDTRINGLVLKDEFKQDVSAIRPNIESVVNACQHLLHNESFEMFLRYVLETGNFMNAGGYAGDAKGFKISSLNKLRDTRASNPRVTLLHYLVEEAEKRDKDALAFVGELYPDLNRASKFTIDALTAEVKDVEDSVSKLDKNLKNCPADVKNQLKSFLQEAKTEIKSLKKDFKTIDSWTKKLVKYFCENEKSFKLDECIETLNTFCENIQRCKKENEERKVQEEKAERRKKQKLAAAKASPKQPTRPIEQEEDNILDRLRAEIRQGINLRKTAPSSG; encoded by the exons ATGGATGGGGATTCTTCAAAATGGACAGTCGTCAGGCAACTTCTTGGGAAAATTCTTCACCAACAGACGGACGAATATAAACCGGAAGTATATGTGCGCATGCTCAGAAACCCTTCCATCCGGGTGTTTACGCTGCTGAAGAGGAGGCTAAAAAAATCAGACAATGTTTGGACGGAAGGCTTTCTTAATGGTGGAGGGCTCGAAATGTTGTTGGAGGCGATTGATGTCATCAGTTCACGGAGAGTCACGAAGTTTTCCGAAGCTTTGAGGCTACTAGAATGCGTCTTATGCATAGAGAGATTGGTGAATTCCAAGCTTGGGTTATCGTTCCTGATACAACATGACGGTCACATAAAGAAGCTTGTCAAAG CTTTGGACACAACTGACACGTTGGTCAAGAAGCACGTGTTTGACCTACTTTCTGCTCTGTGTGTGTATTCCAGGGAGGGATATCGACTCACACTTAACGCTCTCGACAGCTACAAG ACCCAAAAGAAACAACGATACCGGTTTAGTTTAATCGTTAATGAGCTGAAATCGGCAGATGATATTCCATACCGGGCTACACTCCTAGCTGTTGTAAACTGTATAATTGTTGCCAATGAGGAAGTGAAAGACAGAGTTACCGTTCGTAACGAATTCATTG GATTAGGTATATTGGACCTAGTCGCCGATCTACGCAATATCGATGACGAGAAAGTGATAATTCAGTGTGAAGTGTTCGACGATGAAAAACAATCGGATGACGATGAAATAGTGAAATTAACTCCAGGCTGTGTTGATATCAACAACCACCGAGAAGTCTTCAACGCTGTATTTCACAAG gtcTACAACACACCGTTGTCCGATATTTTTTTGAACGTTCTACAAACTTTATTACAATTTGACCCCAATAACCCAATCAG TGATGTTCAGTGGAATATAGTGGAAACGTCCGTCAAGCGAGCTTTTCTGATCGACGAAAAACAGATAAAGAGGGCCGAGCTCCAAGGCGCAAAACTTGAAGAGCTTCCTCAATACGTAGGGTCATCTGAG TCAGCTACGGTAAAAACTGCACAACCTCCACCGCcacccccaccaccaccacttCCCAGTGCAGGACCTCCTCCACCCCCGCCTCCACCGCCACCACTTCCAGGTCATGGACAACCACCACCTCcgccaccaccaccaccaccacttCCAGGCGGGGTACCGCCTCCACCCCCGCCACCAGGTGTGGGCCCTCCCCCGCCTCCCCCACCTCCTGGAATACATCCCTCAGTTGTGAAACCACTGGAAGGATCAGCACCTACGTCACCTAAACCCAAGATCAAGATGAAAGTGGTGAACTGGACGAAGGTTCCACCCCGTACTATATCTT cttttgaaaatatatggAAAGAAGTGGAAAAGCTGCCAGAGGCTGAATGCATCGTTGTAGACTATGAAACTCTGGAAAAGCTGTTCTGTCGGAAACTGATCGCTAAAGCACAgaacaaaccgaaagtgaagcCACCTAAGGAG ATCTTGCTACTTGATCCCAAACGGAGTATGAACACGAACATATTCCTCAAACAGTTCAAAGAATCACACAGTGAAATTGTCGCCATGATCAAGGAGGGGGACATAGACAAAATTGGTCCAGAGCGCCTGCGTGGCTTACAGAAAATACTTCCGGTTGAGGATGAG GTCGCAATGCTAAAAGAGTTTGACGGTGATAAAGAAAAACTTGGCAATGCCGAGAAGTTTTACGTACAACTTATCCAATTACAAGCCTTCGATACCCGAATCAACGGCCTGGTCCTAAAGGACGAGTTTAAACAGGATGTTTCCGCCATTCGACCAAACATTGAGTCAGTGGTCAACGCGTGCCAGCATTTACTGCACAACGAGTCGTTTGAGATGTTTCTAAGATACGTTCTGGAGACTGGAAACTTCATGAATGCG GGAGGTTACGCTGGCGACGCAAAAGGCTTCAAGATTAGTTCATTGAACAAACTGAGAGACACACGAGCAAGCAATCCCAGGGTCACCCTGCTACATTACCTCGTGGAGGAGGCGGAGAAAAGGGACAAGGACGCCCTTGCGTTTGTGGGGGAGCTATACCCTGACCTAAATAGGGCCTCCAA GTTCACAATTGATGCTCTGACAGCAGAAGTGAAGGATGTTGAGGATAGTGTTTCAAAACTTGACAAAAACCTTAAAAACTGTCCGGCAGACGTCAAAAACCAACTCAAAAGTTTTTTACAG GAAGCCAAGACCGAGATAAAGTCACTGAAGAAAGATTTTAAAACGATTGATTCTTGGACGAAAAAAttagttaaatatttttgtgaGAATGAGAAAAGTTTCAAGTTGGATGAATGTATTGAAACCCTAAATACATTCTGTGAGAATATCCAACGGTGTAAAAAG GAAAACGAAGAAAGAAAAGTTCAAGAGGAAAAAGCAGAGCGcagaaagaaacaaaaactaGCAGCAGCCAAAGCCTCTCCGAAAC AGCCAACGAGACCTATAGAACAAGAAGAGGATAATATTTTGGACCGCTTACGTGCTGAAATTAGACAAGGGATCAATCTCCGCAAAACAGCACCCTCATCAGGCTGA
- the LOC128171970 gene encoding tyramine beta-hydroxylase-like: MYNVLYRACFCFCLLFAVTLGFKSFQHKIPNGDSVPHPCKPNYLWHGVGHENELGGGSRNPFGRDFDAAGKSWTVELCQKDSDGDGRTNGEELGDPNCIWRENAIPDKNAFSHPGVCEPYDSDLCRSKNTWVQCQKDELRCDAIDSPDVKNFTIRYPVTSVPSQETNYFCMTFELPQDGDYHMIATKPVIDNEYVMHHILLFGCGESVTKADTVPSSCGMGLSGCQTLIGAWAVGANGECSHKDVGFRIGQNGFKYAMMQFHWNNYERRSDYKDSSGMTLYYTPNRRPNDAGIMMIGQTFLEIPPRKEHVEATSVCTAADTWMILQGPVYVTRALNHMHYLGREQYIDLYRNGAKVTTLTNEPDYSYDRPRFIEFEESIQIFPGDEIRTRCVFKSTTKSVTTFQGDGTSDEMCFGFLTVHPLSNTRTLHCSSWKNASIVGLFQSSNGCDWRVFGNVSHPDMAPLYQGVSMHCRPLGQCLEECKEAVKRFRSHPCMTGTRGEYVMWNAGNSKTFEELSFYSKVRSCDLEILREQLLTQTTNGDDTNVGARVLPELSALLVAALLALFL; encoded by the exons atgtataatgtTCTCTACAGGGCGTGTTTCTGCTTTTGCCTGCTCTTCGCGGTTACGCTGGGATTCAAATCCTTCCAGCACAAGATCCCTAATGGAGACTCAGTGCCCCACCCCTGTAAACCCAACTACCTCTGGCACGGGGTGGGTCACGAGAATGAGTTAGGGGGAGGGTCCAGGAACCCATTCGGACGGGATTTTGACGCCGCGGGAAAG AGCTGGACTGTGGAACTGTGTCAGAAAGACTCGGACGGAGACGGCAGAACCAACGGTGAAGAACTGGGGGATCCGAACTGTATCTGGCGGGAAAACGCGATTCCGGACAAAAATGCATTCTCACATCCGG GTGTATGCGAGCCTTACGACAGCGACCTCTGTCGGTCTAAGAATACCTGGGTACAGTGTCAGAAAGACGAACTTAGATGTGACGCCATAGACAGCCcag atGTGAAAAACTTTACCATTAGATACCCAGTTACGTCAGTTCCAAGTCAGGAGACGAACTACTTTTGCATGACCTTTGAACTTCCCCAAGATGGCGACTATCACATGATAGCAACAAAACCAGTCATTGACAACGAATACGTCATGCACCATATTCTGCTGTTCGGATGTGGAGAATCAG TGACAAAAGCCGATACAGTTCCATCTTCGTGCGGAATGGGACTAAGTGGCTGCCAGACTCTGATAGGGGCGTGGGCCGTGGGGGCGAACGGAGAATGTAGTCACAAGGACGTCGGCTTCAGGATCGGCCAAAATGGATTCAAATACGCCATGATGCAG TTTCACTGGAACAACTATGAACGGCGATCGGACTACAAAGACAGTTCTGGAATGACTTTGTACTACACTCCAAACAGGCGACCGAACGACGCCGGAATAATGATGATTGGTCAGACATTCCTAGAAATTCCGCCCCGGAAGGAGCACGTTGAAGCCACCTCCGTTTGTACCGCAGCCGACACATGGATGATTCTGCAAGGACCAGTATATGTGACCCGGGCCTTGAACCACATGCATTATCTAG GCCGAGAACAATACATTGACCTTTACAGAAATGGGGCCAAGGTCACAACACTTACCAATGAACCCGATTACAGTTACGACAGACCACGGTTTATTGA GTTCGAGGAATCAATCCAGATATTCCCCGGAGATGAAATACGAACAAGATGTGTGTTTAAGTCCACAACCAAATCTGTCACTACTTTTCAAGGCGACGGAACTTCCGACGAGATGTGCTTCGGTTTTCTAACGGTTCATCCGCTTAGTAACACAAGGACTCTCCATTGTTCTTCCTGGAAAAATGCGTCCATTGTAGGTCTGTTCCAAAGTTCCAATGGCTGTGATTGGAGAGTCTTCGGAAACGTAAGCCACCCGGATATGGCCCCTTTATACCAAGGCGTTTCCATGCATTGTCGGCCATTAGGTCAGTGTCTTGAAGAGTGCAAAGAGGCCGTCAAGCGGTTCAGAAGTCACCCATGCATGACGGGCACCAGAGGAGAGTATGTCATGTGGAACGCCGGCAATTCAAAGACTTTCGAGGAATTGAGCTTCTACTCAAAAGTTAGGTCATGTGACCTCGAGATTTTGCGAGAACAACTCTTGACGCAGACGACGAACGGAGATGACACAAACGTAGGAGCGAGGGTTCTACCGGAACTATCGGCTCTTCTGGTTGCTGCTTTACTGgccttgtttttataa